From the Papaver somniferum cultivar HN1 chromosome 2, ASM357369v1, whole genome shotgun sequence genome, the window GCTGAAGACTTTGCTAACACAATCCGAGCTCAAATCTGATGTCATTTCTCATAAGGCTCGTGAACAGCTCGCAGAGGAAGTTAACAAGATTCTGACCGGGGTAGAGAAGAGTCTTTTGAAGGAGCATGGCCTTGTTAATAAGTACAAGTGTCTTCCTGCCCCTGGAACCTTTAAGTGCACCCCTGGCCCATCTTCTGGGGGTAGCGTTACTTCTTCTCAAAAGGAGCATCCTTCTGGTTACGACGAGTCTTCGGGGGAAGTAGGCATCTTTGTTGGTGTTTAAgattgatctttgttgattactcgTCTTTGGGCCATTTTTTGTATATCTTTTGTATTTTTTGCTCTGCTCCCaaaacttgtaatcaactttctTGGAACGGATCATTGCGTTGTTTTAGTATGTACACATGTAGTTTTTTCTGCAATGCAAATTTGTTCATGTTTTACTTAACCTGTTGAAGTGTAATAATGAAAAAGAGAGTGTTTGGAAATAATGAAGGCATATACCTTCGTTACTTATATTGAACCTGTCACCCCGTCGGCCAATCTTGGGCCAGAGGATTACCGAGCGGTGGGGGTTGATATATCGTTCACGGTAATATGATGCTTTATTGTGTTATTTACAGGCACCCATTCCGCCGAATCGCTTTTTTGAGTTTTGCTTGGGTATTTCTTTCTGCTGGAATCCTTCCCCATGGtcatacactcatagacactgataggggagtccgGCGAGATTGTACTTAGGTACTTCCCCCAACATTAGAGTGTGTGACAGATCGTTTTCAAATTCTTCGGTATTTGTCGATTGCTAAGATTTAGGCAAAAGGTTCCCGTTTAATTAATATGGTGAGGTCTGCTACTCCCCTgccagagatagaaacacatcGGGCGGGTACgccgtcttcttcttctggtgctcttcacgcagatgcaggtaTGCGTTGCTTCAAGGATAGTATGGCTTGAGGTATTTTTCATTTCAGGGGTGCCTGAGGACTTCTCCTTTTAGATTACGCAGATAGTAGGATCTGTTTCTTGCGATGTCATGTATCATAAATTACCCTCCCCATGATGGTACTAATTTGCCTCACTTTTTCTCTCGTTGATATTGCAGTATAGTCCTTAGCACATATtgtccttctacaaaatttctaagcttaaatTTTTTATTGTACCCTCTTGCTAATCTTcgttgatagttttccattctCTGTAACGCTGTCTCCCTCCTTTGTTCTAGATCATCGAgtatttccaacatcatgtctgcTGTAAGATTCTTTTCCCAAGCCTCAGTCTTcgtggtcatcatgatgatctctgttgggatgactgcttcggctccataggtcaGGAGGAATGGAGATTCACCAATAGCGGACCTTCGGGTGGTTCGGTATGACCATAATGCATTGTATAGTTGTGCACACCATCGGCGCTTGTGTTCACCCAATGATTTCCTAAGGATAAGAGCGAGAGTCTTATTTGTGGCTTCGGTTTGTCCGTTGCTCTGGTGGTAGATGGGAGTCGATTTGTTTTACCTGATTTTAAAGGTGTCAAAGAGcatatctatgttctttccttgtaGTTCCTTGCCGTTGTCGGAGACAATTTCTGCGGGGATGCCAAACTTGCAAATGATATTTTGAAAAATGAACGTGAATATGTCTacatctctgatcctggctagaGATTTGCATTCCACCCACTTGCTGAAGTAGTCAGTGGCTACGATCAAGAATCGCCTTTTCCCTGTTCCTTCGACCAGGGGTCCGATGATATTTATGCCCCATTTCGCAAATGGCCAAGGACTATCTACTGAGTTTAACTTCGTTGTTGGAGCATGAATTCTTTTAGGGAATCGCTGGAATTCCTCGCACCTTCTAGACATTCTAGCGGCATTCTGTATCATGTGTGGCCAGTAATACCCCTGCATCTTTGCTTTGTCTGCCAATGACCTCATCCCGCTGTGGTTTCCCGCGTCTCCACAGTGAATGTCCTTTAGCACGCGATGTCCTTCCTCCATTGATAAACAGCGTAATAGGGGtctgaggaaagatttcttgtatagaATTCCATCACGAAGGTCGTGTCTCCCCgcctttgattttatttttcgggCTTGCTTCAGATTTGCAGGCATCATTCCTTCTTTAAGAAAAAGATGAACTCCGGTTCTCCAGTCCTCTTCGTCGCTGAAATATTCATCTTCGTTTGCTCTTGTTAAGATGTCATCTTCGACAAAATCTTCGGTGATATCTTCCCCTACGTCATCGTCAACAGTATCCTCCCTTACATCGTCTTCACGATTGGTAGTGAAGGTTTGATGTGGAGTGATCGAAGGTTCGTATACTCTTGTTACTTTAATTGCTTTGACACTTTCATCCTTTAGCatagatgatatatatgctaagGCATCGGCGTGCCTGAGGTCTTTTCTTCATAAATGTCGAAACTTGATGTTGGGCACCTGTTATGCTAGGGTATGGACCAAGGCCATATATGATGAGAAAGTCTCGTCGTAAACGTTATACTCCAGTTCTATCTGTCGGATGACCAACTGTGAATCGCTCGTCAAGCGTACATCCGTtattcccatttctattatcaaatgAAGGGAATGCACTACATCTTCGTATtccacgatgttgttggtatgccccttgaattttAGTCATAGCGCGTGCACGATCCTATCTCCGGTAGGGGTGGTGATACCACGCCTATGCCTGCACCTTCTCTGTTCCTTGATCCATCGACAAATACCTCCCATCTTCTTTGGTTTGAGGGTTTGAGTACATCGACTGGATCTTTTCCATATTCTTCCACTCCTGGCATGTCCTTCACTTCTTCATCATTATCCAGCAGTAAATCTGCTAAAAAATCTGCCAAAACTTGATACTTTTGGGCAGTTTGGATTTCGTGGATAATATTGAATTGGTCAAGATGAGTATTCCACTTTGTTATTCTTCTCACTTTCCCGGCACTTTTAAGAACAGCTTCCAACGACGCTTTACATGGGACTCGAACATAATGAGTcaagaaataggttctcagcttctgggttgcccatactaatgctaGTATGAgctgttcgatcttcgtgtagtttcttTCTGCCGTGTTGAGAGTCTTGATGACGTAATAGATTGGTTGTTCCACCTTCGTGTTGGTTTTGACCAGTAATGCGCTGATTGCATCTTCGATAGCTGTTATATAGAGTGCCAGCACTTCGTCAGGATCGGGTTTTTGGAGGATCGGGATCGTTGCCAGGTATTCTTTAATTTTCTGaaagcttcttcgcattctgtggTCCATGCGAACTTGGTTCCTTTTTTGAAGATATTGAAGAAATGCTTACATTTGTCCGATGATCTAGCAATAAACCTTCCTAGTGCCGCTATGGAGCCGTTGAGTTTCTGAACTTCCTTCAAATTTCTTGGGGATGGCATTTCCACGATTGCTTggattttagcgggatcgacctCGATGCCCCTCTTCGTTACTAGGTATCCGAGGAATTTTCCTGATGTGACGCCAAAGGTGCACTTTTCTGGATTTACCTTGATGTCTTATTTCCTCCTTGCACTGAAAATATCCCTCAAATCCTGATGGTGATCTTTGCGAAGTTTGATTTTGACTAGCATATCGTCGACATGGACCTCCGAAGTTTTTCCGATCCATGTtttgaagatagcatcaaccatcctctggtatgtttcccctgcgttcCTCAATCCGAAGGGCATTCGGGCGTAACAATAGAGGTCGTGCGGAGTGAAAAATGCTGTGTGTTGTTGATCATCTTCTGCCAGAGCTATTtggttgtatccagagtatccatccatgaatgataattcttcatatccttctacaaCTTCCACCAATTGGTCGATGCTTGGGAGAGGGTAACTATCCTTCGGACATGCTTTAtggaggttggtgaagtcgatgcatatccttaccccGTCGTTCTTTtttggtacgatgaccatgttcgagatccaaGTGGGGTAACAGACTTTCCTTATGAATCCTGCTTCCATCAGCTTATGAAGCTCCTTCTCAACTGCTTGATGATATTCTAGTGCTATCTTGCGCAATTTCTGTCTGAAGGGGTTGGTGCCTGGCTTTATCCGAAGTTCATGTTGTATTATCTTTGGATCGATCCCTGGCATATCCCCTAGTTTCCATGCGAAGACGTCCGCGTATTCTTTGAGTAGGTTGATCAACGATTCTTCTCGGTCTTTGTCCATCAATGTTCCTATCTTGATCATTTTCGGAGCTTCCTCTGtttctatgttgatttctttggtgggttcaaccgacgtGAATGTGGtctttggttcccccaagagaggaacattctttaatTGATATTTGGTGGGCTCTTCAGCCCCCTTAGCTGCTGAAGTACCTGCTTCGGAAGCTAGGACGACACTTTCCTTCATCAAGCTTTTCCCTGAGATTTCTTCGAGATAAAGGTCAATCGCCTTGTCTTTAGCAGTTACTTTGTTCTTGTTTCTTCGGGTCTTAcgttgctcttcttgttcgttgtttaGTTTGTTTTGTAACGCTTGACATTCCCGAGCGGTGACATGATCGCCCTTAatttccattaccccttcgggtGTCGAGAATCTAATGTATTGGTGATTTGTTGCTTCCACGCCTTTGAGTTTGTGCACCCATCTTCGGTCGATGATGGCATTTTAGGGAGAATGAGCGTataccacactgaatcgggtatcgaCTTTCATTGGTCTTGCCTTTACTTCTAACACAATGTCTCCTAGAGGCTTCGTTGGTGCACCGTTGAATCCATAAATGGTATAGTAAGAGGGCATCAGTTTCTCATCGTTCAGTTCCATTCGTTTGAACGTATCATAAAACAGAACGTTGACTGAACTTCCTCCGTCAATCAGAATCTTCTTGACATTGCATCCCTCTAAGGGCAATGTGAGGACCAAAGGATCGTtgtggtcttccatgtcttcctctACGTCTTCAGCATCAAATGTCATTGGTGCGTTCGTCCACTGTTCGTTTTCCTCAACTTCGACTCCATCGATCTTGTACAACTCGCAGTAGTCCTCAAATTgctttctcaattttttttcctatCTAGGTAGTCAGTGATGGACCGTTAGGCTCGGAGCATGAGATGGTATTGAGTGTTCAGTTACCCTCAAGTAATTGGACTTGCTTGCTTCGTTTCGTTCTATCATCGGTTTCCGCCTTCTGGACATATTGTTTGAGGTCTCTAGCGTCAATCatcttttggatcattattttgaggtttttgcactTTTCGGTCTAATGCCCGTTGAAGCAGTGGTACTCACAGTAATCCCTTGATTTCTCAGATCTGGGTGGCCGCTCCATTTGGACCAAGGCCACTCTAGGTTTTCTCGATCCTTAATCTCCCTTAGAATGCTAGTGTAGTGGTATTCAGCTTCGtaaaaacttgatcttcgaatttccgATCATCACGTCGACGATCATCCCTTTGCCCTATCTTATCTTCGTTAGAACGCTCGGCCGAGTTTCCTCTTTTGGATCCGCTGGCTTGTTCCATCGAATTTTTCCGATGAGATCTTTGCATATGGGCCCTAGGATTTTCCCGCTGGATTTTTTCCAATCTGGCGTGCTTTTCGATGATTACGCGAAGGTCTCCTTCAGCCGTGGGTacacttccatgaatctcaacgaaCAGCGGGCTCATTCTATCGGTATATTCCCTGATGGTTTTTTTGTATGCGACTGCTAACGAAAAGAGCTTGTCTATTCTTACGTTGacggccttgttgtacatgtaagttcttaagaacttcaCAGTGAGATGGATGTAGGAGTCGATGGAATTGGGTGGTAGGTTATCGAACCAAGATAGCACCGGTCCTTTCAAGCTCGAAGGAAAATATCTGCAGAGGACTGCGTCATCCTGATCCCGTCGGGCCAAAATACGATTGTAATATCGAAGGTGGGCCGCGGGATCTATGGATCCATCGTAACATTCGAATGCGGGAAGGGACACTTATGGTGAATAAGAGCTTTGGCCAAATGCGGAGTCAGTGGTGTATTGTTGGCTTCTCTCATCACTTCTTCTAGCCTTCCTCCTCCTTTCCTAGCTTTCAGTTGCTTTATTTCAACCATCATTTTAGCACGAAGGTTCTCCATTGCCATCTTATGGTCCTCTCCGACTGTGGATCGTCCTGATCTTCGGTTCTCGTTATCGAAATAATCTGAATCTTCGGGGACATAATCTGGATCGGAGAATCTGTTTCCTCTGGCTATTCTTCGGTTCAATGGATCGGGATCGTTAACGTTGGCCACTATCATACTTCAGTCCTGATTAGGCGGCGACGCCTTGGAATTAGCTTCATCGTGCAAATTTCCAACCTCGGCACTGTGGGAGATCCTATCTTTGAGCTGCTGGTTCTCCTGTGCAAGTAGGGACACAACATTTGCGTATACCTTCTGACttctcttcaattcttcaagctctgCCATCATTGGATGGAGTGGTTTAATCCCTGGTTCGGAGTTCCTACTTGTACTTGTACACCGGCGGATACAGTGTGATATTCATCAACAGTCTGTATTAAAGTGACCGGTGGATCAGCGTGCGGGGATTAaagttccaatggttgttgtgcTGGTTGGTTTGCTGTTAGAAGAGGTTGATTGGTTAGCAGCGGTTGATTCTGCTCGTTGGTGAGTGGCATCCCATAAAGGGGTTTTTGTATCATTGACTCTGTAATCCCTTCTCGTTGTTCGTTTTCTTGAGTTGTCGTTGCTACTTTGGAGGCACCTGCTTTGGTTGTTGCGGCTTTCAACGTTGCTGCTGCTATCGCACTGGCATCCAATGACGTCGTACTTTCAGCTCCATATTGTTTCTTGTTGGCTTCTTTAAGATTCTCTCCCTTTTATTTTCTACGTGTCATAACTGGAGTTGTCCTCGGTGTTTCTTTTGACGATGCCTTGGCTTTTCCCGCATCCTTCGTTTTTTCCATCTTCGATTTTCTGCAAAAACAAAACGTTGTTGAAGAAACAGAATCCACATTGGTTTTGTTAGCAAAGTTAATCCAAAGAAAGGGCAAAGACCACAACGTATATTTAAATATTTTCAAGGACAACACGGCTCGGAAAACACGGTAAGGGAAAATGTAGATCCAACAATCATAATCATAGATCTACTCGTGGATCTATAAACACTTCGTGAAAATAGGTAGATCCAAGGGTTTTATGCATGAAACACAGGTTCAATGTATGTTTGCTAGAAACCACATGATATGAATATTTTCTAAGGGTGATAAGAAATTAAATAGAACAGTTTCAAAGATACTTCACCCAAAACCCGTATTAAAGGACAGTACTGAGTGGTCTAAAAATGATCTTGGATCCGGAAAATGTTTGCGAGGAAAATCATAGATCTAAAAGGTTCTTTCAAGGAAAACATAGATCCAGAAGGTTCTTGCGGAAGAGAACGCAGATCTAAAGGGTTTTTGCAATAGAAAACGCGGATAAGCTACTCAATGATAAAGGAGAACAATAGAAAAAGGGGTTCTCGAAAAAGAGAACAATGGTAAGCTACTCAAAAACACTATTATTTGGGGAATAACGCTGGGAGCCAAGAAAAGTAAAATCACAgggaaagataaatcttttaccgggaaaaaggtccatgtttctagcgccagattgtgaacactgAAATAACGAAGGTATCATCGTGTCCACAAACAAGGTTCAGAGTGTTAGTAAAACTAATAAAGAGATAGAAATATGCATAGAATAACATAAAGTAATGGAAAGGAAACTCTGGGCCTTCAAGATCGTCCCCATTTCGCATCATAAGGATTCCTATGATGATTTAAGCGATTTATAACATTAAAGTACGGAAGTCATAAATGTCgaatgtaaatgagacgatgatttacgtggttcaacactaaggcctacgtccaggGGAGTTGGTGTATTACTATGTATTATAAAggggttacaaagatagtcgaatgactttgagtatGGAACGAAGCTAAGAGGAAAAAGGATaaaactcatacttactctttGCAATTTCTCTCTCATGAACTCTCTCTCTCTAAAATTGGTCCACCTCTCTTTCTCCATCAAGCTGGGTAGTTATAGAGGTTGAGTGTGGGGTCTTCTTTCAGAGACAGTTGTATCCTTATCGTCTTGGTCTCTGTTCTAATCCCGATGGTACCTTCATATCATACTGATGATCCCAACAGTAACATACTGCAACGCTGGATCGCCTCTTTCTTCTCCATAGGATGTTTGACACGTATCCTATGTTCGTAGCATTTAACGCGGGTGGTTGGGTCATTTTGCATGCCTCAAACAGCTGTTGACGCGTGTGTCAGCTGCTCCTCCTCTCATCCGTTGGATCTGGATCTTCCTTGGGATGGTAAAAAGTAATGTCTTAGAGTTTTATAGGGTACTTTGCGGCGGTCTTATCGTTAAGTGGTCCTTGATCTATCATCGTTGGATTTGCATGATGATGGATACGTGGCAAGGGATGGTGGTATCTGTCTTTTAAGTGTTGCAACGTGGCATCATTGCCTTGGTGCCCCTTATGTTGATGTAGCACACGTGTCTCCTCCTTGACACGTGGTTGATCACAGATTATGTGCATGcagttatttttatttgtttatcttaAATCCAAAAAAGGTTGGTGTTTGCAATAAATGAAAAAGAAGTTGATGCTGGCAAGTTCTGAACTAAAGCCATTGATATCATTACCTAGTGACTTTATCAactataattgattattttattttggacATTCACATGATAGAGTAatgtgaatttatggatttaGCATATATAATTTGTTAACTACTTATATATTCTTAAGTTTGTTAATATCAATGTTCTCAAGTTCAGTTTGGCATAAAAAGAAATACTAAGATTTATGCATATCATCGTTGCATTTTGTTGCACAAAAAGAATGCTTTACCTATTATCTAGAGACTTGAGTAGTTGATGTTTGTTCATGAATGTTGAACTGTTGAACTTTTAAACTTCGAAACTTGAAAGCGCTGAGTTTCGGCAAAGCTTCAAATGTAAGTAGGATGTAGAAATGTACCTTATAGAAACCATTGAAGGCCAAGTTAAGGGTAGACTTTTTAAGTGATATTATTGTTACTTTACCTGTACAAACAAAGACGTGATtgttttgggatgaagagaccTCAAACAAAGGAGCAATAATATGTATCCGAATTTTGATAGATCCTAAACGAAATCTTGATGTGGGTGTTGTTTTATTTTAATAGCATCAGAAGTGGTGGCTTATGCTTTTTACCTTTGCAACggctacaaaaagaaaaatatcaaaagctACCAATCATCTTCAAAAGTATTGCTTATCATGGTGGATTCTCATCCGTCTCCCCTACCGGGATCAATTCTCGTTTTAAATGAAAGAATAGATTTATGCCCGTGCTATATACCGGGCATATTTTTTCTTTGTTATGCGTGGGGCTCTGTCCCGCCCGTGTCAGTGCATTATTGATTTGGTGTGCGGGGCTTCGCCCTGTCCCGTGACTATGCATTTTCGATTTTATGTTGCGAGgtgaatacattaaataggtagaGAAAAGATATGACATATGTacggattttatttatttattccttttactttttttgcagaaaatatgtagttttttttattgcgcaattgggggatataggaaaaagacaaaaaatgaGATTTAAATAGCAAATCAGAGTCACCCTTTATCCATTTATTTTCACTAATTCATAATCTACCCTTCACTAATCAcgtttagtggttaattataattaggaaaTTTATAAGATTATTTGTTAATTGATTAGTGTATTATGATTTGGATAAGGTGAGTGTAGAAGGAGGAAAAAATTTGAGAGAAAAGTTTTGGgtgaaaatggtggatgatagtgaGGAGAGAAATGTTGTTGAATCTTCATCTCAACTACAACGAGTATATCTTGAATCTTCGGGAAATGATAACGATTCAGAATTGCAATTATTTGTGGAACCAACACCCTTAgatcatgatttttatgagcatgaAGAGTTtcttgaagaaccaacccaagaaaataaacaagctcaacatacaagcatccccaatactCGGGTACATGGGTTAATgagttgaaaatttggtttttttctttgaaatcaccatttttgcagctgaaaaagctcagTGACGGCATGGCCGTAGTTTGAATAAAATGTCGTGCCGGCCaataatatcccccattttgaaatgtATGCCGGCATTGTCTTCAACCAAAAAAAACATGCTGGCAGAAAAGTTACTTTTTTCCTACCACAAAATATTCCGCGGAATAAGCTACCTCCATGGTACAATCATAAAGCTACCATGTCGATACCTCAAGAAAACATACACGAAGAAGTGACTTCCAAATTGAAATATCGGCGTGGTTGGTTAATTATCGACCACGCCGGCACAATGTACAGGCGTTGAACCGTATTTGAAGAGCATTCCAGCACACAAGGTTCCGGCGTtgatttccaatgaaataattATGCCGGAAGCATTTCAAATTTGGTTATGATTGTCGGTTCAGTTCGAACATATGTCGGCAATGCCGGTAAAAATGTTGAGCATGTAGGAACCATGGTCCGGTAGTTTTTTTTTCCACTAATTTAGTTTTCTTGTTGATTTCTTAGATTGTGACATAtaatgatccaacaaatgcaagacCGCTTGGTTGGGATACGTCACCTCCGGTATGTTGCCAAATAATACTTTTCACCTTGTACCTTATAAACTCCCGtggttgtccttatgtagggaataaaaacTAAAGAAGCTGCAATTAACTGGGCTAAGGAGACGGCTcgtaagaacatgtgtgtgttagTGACGAACACCCAAGGTTCAGATATTTGGTTTGAGATGACTTGCGGGAGAAGTGGGtcgtacaaggagaagaatagccataAAAGAAATGGTTATGTATATCCGAAGAAGATTAATAGGGTATACAAAGActcatacgaggaaggataatttcccCTTAAAGCTTGTATTCAATTTAAGAGACGGTGAATagaaatgttgggtgtggttcGGCCGCCATAAGCACGAGACCCGAAATTTTTTGTTGGTTACTCATTAGTTGCGAAGAtaaaacctcatgaaatggaGGATTTAAAGAGATTGACCAACACATGTATTAAACCAAGACAAATTCTTAGTGGCTTCAAGGCAAGGGATTCGACAAACGTTTTTTCTCTGAATACAATTTATAGTGCACAAtcaactattagaagggtggaatgggaaggtaaAACGgctatgcaagaatttgagaagctaGTCTTTAATCACAAATACACGCGCATCATTAAAAGAGGGATGAACAACAAGCCCCTTCAAAAATTCATTGAGCATCCCTTGATTGcaaaattggctcatacatgcTTTGGTGTttttatgatggattgcacctacaagacaaacaaatacaatatgttgttgttcaacatcgtggggaaaaCATCAGgtaaggtatcattcacattggcttggtgtttaatggaaaactaGGTGGATTATAATTATAATTAGGCATTAAAACAATTGAAATTACTCTTCCGAGAAAATCATCTTtctgagggtcatcataaccgataatGATGACTCATTAATGAATGAAATATCTGACGTCTTCCCGGATGCACATAATTTCCTTTATACATATCATATATCTTGCAGTCTACAGAAATTttgtcatgttttgtttgaacgCACATAGGCGAATATTAAAAGGAGAATTATTGTTCAACTTGAGGAAGAAGTTCGCACGAAGAAaatatcacccgaagaagaataagaagaaagagGAAAAATTAAATAGAAAGTGGACAAGGGATgcaatgaaaatcataaaaagtgattGGAATTTCAAAGAGATTGGgaaaaagtttattggtctcttatcGAGGATACGTACGAAAAGAACTAGAAAAGTTTATTGTCAATTGGAACGAAGGGTATCCAAGTACCGTCTCATATTGTCGGAAACAATAGTTGGATAAgtaaaaggaaaaatttgtgcgtgcatggacaaacctGTATAGACACTACGGGTATGAAGCAACTAGTATCATTGTGTCCGCTCATGGCAAATTTAAAGGTCTCCTCAAGTCTAACTAAAGATACATGGTTACAGTCACCGtggcaatggagcaatacttcaagaatgatatcgataggatcaaggagtattttgagaaaatctcaatggaaaggatgactcaatATCTTCAATATAGTAAGTTGCTCCGAGGAATAGAATTCAATGTGTCTCAGtgggaaataaaacatatgatgaaaAAAATGATATGGGAGATAAACTAGGCAAACCGGGTAATGTGtatatttgtcccgacatgtcttcatttgggattccgtgtcgttatatgcttgtgaagtatcaAGATGTGATATCTATTGAGGTTatcgatccgttttggaagcaactatctttcaccCCTCCTCTTACGAAATctcccggacaatcaccatgCGATAcaaacgaagcaaaggaattctttGACGCTTACTCACGTGGAAAATAGGATAGCCggcaagtcttgttgagccaactaaggctaattactcgCCCATGGACAACAAAAATGACTAACAATCAGCAGTCTCTCAAACTCAggtgatagaaacatttttgtgtctaggttgtcctcaattttttgtattattggtactcgatttttgtacttattatggttttttgtgtgtttgtaggtatttttggaaataaaattttttggaaaattcggctggaAAAGTtcataggcacccggaggacaattgctaaacGGAcctccattttggataaggggcatatcagttgataaggggcacccaccttCTATCGGCACCCCATCACAGGAtaaggggacaccctttcttccccacggtttgaat encodes:
- the LOC113350790 gene encoding uncharacterized protein LOC113350790; the protein is MTFDAEDVEEDMEDHNDPLVLTLPLEGCNVKKILIDGGSSVNVLFYDTFKRMELNDEKLMPSYYTIYGFNGAPTKPLGDIVLEVKARPMKVDTRFSVVYAHSP